The Cheilinus undulatus linkage group 17, ASM1832078v1, whole genome shotgun sequence genomic sequence GTGTTCCTGCTGGATCAGCCAAAGCTGACGTCTCAGACAGAAGCAGAGCTGTTTGTTCCTCCGTCTGGTCCTCGTGTTAAAACGGACGGCCGTCGACGCAGCAGAGAGTCTGAGCAGCCGTCAGACCGTTATTTACCAGCCTGCTCTTTTTTGAAACCACATCAgtttaaatagatttttattcatgttacGTATAAAATTTTTAGTCAGCCCTGATCTCAGACCTCTACCTGATCTCATTTAGACGTTCTGAACCAATGGCGTGGCCCCTGCTCCTTAGTGATCGCTCTTCTGATGACCTTCTGCTGCAGAGGTTGGCTCTGACACCCCTCCACACTAACTAGGCCACTAAACTGTGATATAGAAGTGTTCCATATGGAGCAGTGTGCAGGGAGAACTGTGACGATGGGGGAGGGGGCGTCTAGCGGCCACGAATTAGTTTTGGAGTCAGACATTTTCTACGGTGGTTATTGCCAATGGTGCAGTGTTGCAGAGCCTGCTCAATAgaaaatacccacaatgcatcacaaAAACAGAGCTCACTGCTCACTGACCAGAAGTAACACTTCTGCACATCCTCCGAGGAGCAACGTCCATTACTCCCCGTCAGCCTGCATCACTTTGTCCTGATCAGTGGAGGCTTCAGCGTCCCTTTAGTTCCCCGCCGTTATAAAACGGCGCCGATTAATCCTGAATAACCTTGTGTAGAAAATACATACATTAGTAGAAGCAGAGGGATTATGGAGCTGTCAGGGATGTGTAAACCCTCAGAAGCTCTCACGGCGTGTTTGGAGCCGAGCTGACAGACAGGGTGTGAAAGCAGAGTAACACTCTCAGCATGCAGACATTTGGGACTGGAAGatttcagccaatcacagaccAGCTTcacagaaaatgcatttttactcCCCCAAACCCatgcatgtaaaaatgtctcTAATTCTCCTTGTAGAGCTCGTCAGTGTGGTTCCTGAAGTAGAAATCCTCTTCATATCTCCATGCAGGATTTAATGACTGAGGTGGGCTAACAGGAGACACCTGAGTGCTGAGGAGGGAGCTAGAGGAAGCTTCAGTCCACCATTCCACCCTCCACTATGATCATGAGCTCCTGGTCATGACCAACCCAGATACAAGCAGCTGAAGTGAGTCTTCTCCTCAGCGTTAACCTGGTTTATACTTCATCAAATCAAAGCGGTAACGGCCGCTATCATCAGTGCTACATAGTCGTTTGTTGTCTCGTCCACGTTGCACTGCAACGCTCTGCCCTATCACCATCTACAGAGCAGGTTTCATGCCAGCTCCTGCTCCTCTGTGTACAGGAGGCCACCAAAACCAAGCTTTCTGCTGGAGTAGAGCTGGTGATATGGTTATATGGTAGTTAGTGTGAAGATGGGACATACGGCTGCTGACCCAGGAAATGCACGTCCAATACAGCAAGTAGATTTGACTGGTTCTATCTCCATCTTCAGTGGTTTTATCCCAGCAGAGACAGATCAGGTTAGTCTCCATGGTCcactccctttggaggtcttcctggcccttccaactgggaggaggtcctggggaagacccagaaccTGCTgcagggattatatatcctatCTGGTCTAGGAGAACCTTGGGATCCTGCAGGAGAAGCTGGAAGATGTTGCTGAGAGAAAACAAGAACGATATATTTCTGTAAAcacgggattgtttcaggaaatttcCACGGAAGCACGGAACCGCTGAAAACGCTGCAGCATAtctgccaagcctgtaagtggcgctgtaacgccgccatggaaatgcaccaaaagagagaagaagattacggAGCGCGGGTCTACGCCGTCAGAACatctgctgttctctgtggtgAAGGAGCTTCAGGTTTACTGataaagccataacaagctcagtagcttctgcagcaggaACACACCCCTGTAGACCGCCATTGTTGTGTGGGTTTGACCCGTGCATGCGTGCTTATTTGGCTAtgctatgtgtgatgtaatcatttgaggaaagatgtggttggctgtccacacagagacacagagagtttgttctgcatgtttgcacacCAGAAGTAAAATCACATCATAGACTGGCAGTTTTGATAAACTCGGACTTTAAACCTTTGGACAATGTGAAACTGGCTCTTAAGGACCCAGGTTCCAGTTTCCACCATAGTCCAGACTTTAGATGAAGACTTTGTTTCCTGAAGAGTTAAATTGATTCTCCGTGATGTGTTTGCTGCCTTAGAGCAGAATGGTATGGTGCCTTCACTGTTTTGGAGATTTATCCTTATCTCTGCTCCAACTTTGAAGGTTTCTGCCCATCAGCAGCTCAGTTTAATAATTCTAGATCAGCGTAGAGCTCTCAGGCCTGCTGTCTTATCTTACTAGGCTGTTTTATAGAACTGCACAGATCTGAATATTCTCACAGATAAGGTCTGAGTGCTCACGGGttcaacagaaaacagaaactgGGAATAATTAGTCAGAATCTGAGATGAAGAGCTTtacctctgctgtcacagtcagccaCGTTTGCTCACCTGGAAACCCCATAGGTGGGGTCTGAGCAGAACCTGTGAGGGTAGAAACTCTGAGCCTGATTGGACCAATGTTTtctctgtcacattcataaccagccaatcagagcaaacaTAAATATGACGTACGAGGAAGAGGAGAAACCTTCAGAATATAAACTCTCACTGATGGTCTGGACCTAAAACTAGCAGTCTGGATCAGGGTGGAGACCAAATACTGAGGACATGAGCCACAAAACTGTAGACATGGACCTAACTGATTATTTATACCCAGCACTGACTGTCTGGACCAAGATCTGGACCCATACACTGTAGACCTGGACCCGTACACTGCTGGTCTTGGTAGGAGgtagctgggatggaggagggtgaCGTGGATCCATGCTGAAGAAgagctgacagcagcagagaggaatcagctgatcaccaggtCAGGATGGGGCAGAGAGAATGAGGAAACATCTCCCTGCTTGGACTCTTCTCTTTAGTCCTCATGAAGGTCCTTCCTGGGCTCGTTTGTGTGATGTGACTCCTGGAGCCATTCCTGATTGTTATAGTCTGACAGATTTGTTTCTGCATAGTTCAGGTCGAGTTTTATTATCCTCCGTGTTATATAATCagtctacttcctgttttccagCTTGTACTGTTGAACACGTAGAcggctgatatttaaaggtcGTCAGAAACTCTTGAAACAGAATCTGGTTCTGTATTCTAACGATCTCGTTCGTACTCCACGGTGGAGCTCAGATCTCGCAGCTCTAAGTGGAGGAAACTTAAACTGAGTCGTGTCTCTTCCAAAGGTGGGAGGATTGATGACGAAGGACGCTCTGCCGTCCAGATGGTAACAACATTTATCCACAGCCAAGATCACGATGAAAATCTGGAGCTGTGACTGAAGACGTTTCAAGGGAGCTGGGATGTTTGTGAAGCAGAGACGTTTTCTGATTTCAGATGAACAGGAGAGAATACGCTGAGTTCTGCATCATTATCTCTGAGGTCTCAGCTCTGAGGGGGAACGTTCAGACCACCCTCAGATCAGGATTATGTCATCATTGTGGGGTGAAGGTGTGAGGAGACTGGACAGCAGACTCTGAGAACATGGCAGCTGGCGTGTTCCAGTCAGTCTGTATGGTTCAGGACAGTCTGCAGTGATGCTCTCTAAATAATCGGGTGTCTTAGGAAAAAGAgatttcccatgatgccctgaGAGAGAAACAGGTTAATACCTGGTAGGCCTGACTAATCTGGAGAACCAGGGGGATTCCCGCTGGTTTAGGGCGATGGCGTCCGATCAAACAGGCTGCACACCCCCCGCAGGGTACCAGTACTGTTCGTGGATCCATGTTTGACTTTGTCCCACTggaaactctttttttttttttttgtcccagcTATTCTTGGTTCTTAACAACAGCTGAACCCTCCGCCCCGAGAACAGACATCGTTAAGAATTCTAACGTTCAGAGACATTTGGAttagaggcttttattttgaaattttactttgaaagagcAGCTAtttccacttcctgttttaGCGTATTTTGTGCTGTTTACTATTCTTCATGCGGTCTCCATCGGTGCTAAAGTCATTGATGATGTGTAAGGGTAACACCTGAAATAGACATCCCTACTGTGTTTGCAGACTTTACCGACCTTTAACCCTTGGAGCTCACAGCTTCTTCCCCttcatgtctcgtctggacttttgtcttaaaaagcttgtgaaaCATCAGCGCTGTGGTTCACAGTAAGgctctatacatcctttttttcaggactttaagaatatatcttctacagtattttcactttaatttgTTGAAAGTtttaggactctaaagacaaaataaaaaacaaatcggaatttgaaactcaaagattttcattgataacagtaaacaacagtgactaagcattttctttgcacagacctgttctccatctctttgggacaaaccagtgaaaaaacaaacattctgtgactaacggttttcaaaatatctacatatatactaAAAAAGTCCATGCGCCTTTTTGCAGTTCGATTCATTTGTGccgttcctttaagcagtagagaagcaACTGGTCGACTACAACCCCCACAATGCATTTTATCTAAACGTtaccctcaacaaatatggcactactcaccaaagaaagccaaagtaaatgattaaaaatggattaaaaatggacaaaaagacgctAAATACCAGATCTAACACCGTGGATTCAATCTTTAAAAaccctgaaaagtcactgaagttctGGGCTCGCTACAGTGGCGTCCTTAGAGGCTATGGAGACATCAGGGGTAGCCAACAAACCGTAAAATGGTCCGctctcagaggaaaaaaagaataagTGTCTACgatgtatggttcaaaagttactgTCACTGAAGGAAAGCACTGATTCATACAACCCCCATTCTCTGACCCTGTAGAGGTCAATGACCCCACACCAGCGTCTAGAATATCCAACAACATCTGAACTGTGAATGGTTAACTATGGAGGAAGGGGCGGGGTTAAATAAATGTCCCCTCTCTGTTTTAGAACAAACCTCATCCTGGGATGGGACGGGTAAGCCAGAGAACTTTAAACAGACAGCAGACCTCGTAAAGccgatggattgtccagattccatgtccgtcATCTAGATCTACCTCCCAATGCTCCAATCAGAAACACTCAtagctgaccaatcagcatcactcTAGGAGGGCACAGCTGTAGTGATGTCATGGGTACATcggcctgtaaacaatggctgccacccgCTGGGATACTCTTCAGTTACTAACTCTTTAGTAGGTTTacctgcactacaccactgtgCTACCGGTAGAGCATGCAGCACaggggggcggagtcagacagctcattaacatttaaagccacagacacagaaacagctggttctgatcagggctgaaacagaggggttttagacacgcaggagtgtttttacaggcatgtttcaggacctctgagaccgatgtGAACTtgtctgaaagggttaaatatgtgacctttaagggaCTGCAGCTCTGAACAGTCAGCGTTGGCTTTATCTGTCACCatcagaggttgctgcttgggtCTGATGCTGCGTTGTGATTggtcaaaaacacaaacagagaccGAGTGTGATGCAGCTTTGATCAGGAACAGACTGATGAGTTAGCGTTGATCCAGCAGCTGACAGAAACGTTTGATGGGTTTGTTTTTATGGAGATTCAACCATGGAGGTTTTCCTCCGCTGCAGGTCTACCCCCTGTCTGGATCAGGGTTTTGGGGTCAGGACTTTCACTCTCTGCAGTTATTTATGGGACGGAGGCCTTCTCTGAACTCTGACTACTGCACTGGTCTAAAATGATATTTACAAATGTGTTGTGGCTGCGGTAGCCACAGGATGTTAGGGAGACATCATCTACGCCGTAATCACGGTCCATCTGCTGCCGTCTGCTCGACCAGTTGTCGGATCTGGGTCAGCTCCCTGTCCGGGGGTGACTCTCACAGGTTTCAGCAGCTTGGAGTTTTAATGATGAGGACAGCAGAGTTTCTTTGCTCCTTTTGTCCTGAACGGGGACGatcatctcctcctcctgctctgagCTGAATGATTCCAGCCTCGGTAAACACCTTGAGATGACATTACTTAATGAGTCCTTCTCCTCCAGAATCACCCAGCTTCTTCTCTCCTCTGGCTGTTTGTGACAAACCTCAGCTGCGGCGTTCAGACGTGCACACTGCCTGTCACTTCTCATCTGCTGcctttgaaatgaaatgttaaattcaTGCAGATGGGGATCGCAGTCAGAGAGATCAGAGGAAGCAAACGGCATAATTTATCACTCACCCAGCTACAATTCACCAGTGGCTTCTtccatttaaagcctttttactCTATTTTGCTCAACATCATCCTATAGAAAGGCTCAAACATTTCTGtggattaaaaagtaaaagcagcAAACGTTTCAGAAATCAGATTCAgaaaactttattcatcccaaaggttaattcagtttttgcagTCTACCCAGACCATACATACAACCACAAACATCACTGAAACCCCGTTTCCACCGAGCTGGGTCAGGGCAGGACTGGAGCCAGGGCTTAGTCTAGCACCAGTTCTCTGTGTCTCCACAGCCAGAGAAGAACTGGTCCTGGCACGGCACCAGCTCCTCTCTGTACAGGTCTGGGTGATGTCTGGGTCTGTGTGCCTACATAAACAGGTAGAAGGACCTAGCAGAgctgtccagattccatgtctgtcatcaggtggatcatCTCCTCAAGCTAAGGCTTGTTCCTGGTCtgagaatgactggaccaatcagcacgATTCAAGGAGAAAGGGGTGGAGATACAGGCGGGGTGTAGTTGAAGGggctgcaagcctgtaaacaatggcggccGGTGAAGAGCtcagcatggatgcagctgtagcagcagtttgatcagaactggagaTTTCTAAACTGAAGAAGAGCGAAGAACCAGACTGGAAGCTTTTCCTGGTTTAAACCACCAACTGGTTCCACGGATCGTTGACCATGAAGGCTCAGGTTAGATGAACCCTCAGTGGCGGTGCACACCTACTATGTCATGTTTTGCTGCTCATTGGCtagtcatgaatgtgacagacttctcaaacaccatctatgggctGCTGCCCAGCTGGATGTGAGGAGCGGTAGATCTCAGGTAACTAACTCCTGAGTTCTAACAGTGAAATACAGCCGCTCAGAGCGTTTCTGCTGCATGTCGTCACTCAGATGAgctcatgtttttatatttggcCGTACTTTTGATGCCGCTGTAATTACTGAAGCCagaataaagtcagaactcATCAGAGGAACTTTTTATAGCCTTCAAATGAACGTCAGCAGAATCAGAGATGTGTCTCAGAATAGATGTTTGATTCTTTCCCTCAGAGTTTAGCGATCCCAGGAGAATTCAGCAGGTTTGGAACTGATTAAACCCAGAAGATCTGCATGGGTCCCCCATTTCTACCAGCAGATATCAGATTTAAGTGATGGGTTTTCACAAAGATGGCATAGCTTCACTGACGCTGAGTTAATGTGTGGTATGAAGGGAGGGCTAGAtccacatttatttctgcttttatttgacaggaagtaGATGGTGatagagcaggagagagagaggagagcgaCTGCAGCTCAGACTTTAACAGGACTATAATGTCTCTCCACTGAGACAACGGGGGATCTTAGTACACATCCAGATAATAAACTATAAATGAAGCACTGTGGTGGGACTTTCACCACAGGTACCAAAGGGTTAACAGCTCCCTTAGCTTGGTGTTGTCCACGCTAAAATattcctctgacctttgacctgattTTAACCTTCTGAGACCAACGTTGTTGAATATGACAATAAGAGACATGGGCTaaaagtctgtgatgtggtcctcagagtctgtgatgtggtcctcagagtctgtgacgtggtcctcagagtctgtgacgtggtcctcagagtctgtgacgtggtcctcagagtctgtgacgtggtcctcagagtctgtgacgtggtcctcagagtctgtgacgtggtcctcagagtctgtgacgtggtcctcagcgtctgtgacgtggtcctcagagtttgtgacgtggtcctcagagtctgtgacgtggtcctcagagtctgtgacgtggtcctcagcgtctgtgacgtggtcctcagagtttgtgacgtggtcctcagagtctgtgacgtggtcctcagagtctgtgacgtggtcctcagagtctgtgacgtggtcctcagcgtctgtgacgtggtcctcagagtttgtgacgtggtcctcagagtctttgacgtggtcctcagcgtctgtgacgtggtcctcagagtctgtgacgtggccctcagagtctgtgatgtggtcctcagagtttgtgacgtggtcctcagagtctgtgacgtggtcctcagcgtctgtgacgtggtcctcagagtttgtgacgtggtcctcagagtctgtgacgtggtcctcagagtttgtgacgtggtcctcagagtctgtgacgtggtcctcagcgtctgtgacgtggtcctcagagtctgtgatgtggtcctcagagtctgtgacgtggtcctcagagtcagtgacgtggtcctcagagtctgtgatgtggtcctcagcgtctgtgatgtggtcctcagagtctgtgatgtggttctcagagtctgtgacgtggtcctcagagtctgtgatgtggtcctcagagtcagtgatgtggtcctcagagtcagtgacgtggtcctcagagtcagtgacgtggtcctcagagtctgtgatgtggtcctcagagtctgtgatgtggtcctcagagtctgtgatgtggtcctcagagtctgtgatgtggtcctcagagtctgtgacgtggtcctcagagtctgtgacgtggtcctcagagtctgtgacgtggtcctcagagtttgtgacgtggtcctcagagtctgtgacgtggtcctcagagtctgtgatgtggtcctcagagtctgtgacgtggtcctcagagtcagtgacgtggtcctcagagtctgtgatgtggtcctcagcgtctgtgatgtggtcctcagagtctgtgacgtggtcctcagagtctgtgacgtggtcctcagagtctgtgatgtggtcctcagagtctgtgacgtggtcctcagagtcagtgacgtggtcctcagagtctgtgatgtggtcctcagcgtctgtgatgtggtcctcagagtctgtgatgtggtcctcagagtcagtgacgtggtcctcagagtcagtgacgtggtcctcagagtctgtgatgtcgTTGAGTCTCCAGCTTGTTGTCCTCCCTGTTTTTCACCTACGTAGGTTGATGCAGCATCCTGCTTCCTTTGTTGAAAATGTACAGAGGTCTTTAAGGGTTCTTTGCTGTTGAAAAGAGAAACTTGTGGAGTTAGCTCCTTTTAACTGCATTAATAAATCTCTAAATGTTTCTGTGGCTATTCAGAAGATTCACCTGAGAGCTGCTACCCAGAGTTGTGTACTTCCAGTGTCCCTAAAGCTGCGTTTCCATCAGATGGTCCCTCCAACCAATGTTCTGAATTAGAATACcaactaaaatttaaaagcacaaaTCTGTCAGCGTCATTCCACATACAGAGCAAATCTAAATCTCTGGACTTTGGTTAGAATCAGAGTGTTTTACTGAAAACACATTAGTGAATGTGTTTTACTGTTTTGCAGTGAGAGGCTGACCTGCTAACAGGTTATCCTTCCTAGATCTGGTTTCCTCTGCATGCCTCGCTGAagtgaatgttttttattttgtttaaatgtcacTGACTGGTATTCTTTGTGTTTCCCTGCAGGCCACATCAACATTAAAGCAACTTGATGGAGAAAACTAGAGGAGTCCCTTTAAGATGACACGCACAGACCCGCCTGACATACTGGTTTCAACTGTGCATCAAGATATAAAAGTGGTCCCCATTTCTTCTCACTATAAGTCCTTGCAACCCTCCGAACAATGTGATTCCAGAAATTACAGCACACTGGAGGACAGAAAGAGCAAAGTTAATAAGAGGCACTGCCGCACCTTTGACTTTCGGTCACTGGAGTACCCCAAATCCAACAAATACTCAATGGAGTCCCCGTACAGGAAGGCCGATAGGCATGCAGCCAACCCAGACGTTGCCTGGAACGCCTTGGGCCGTCAGCAGAGATACCGCTTCTCTGCTCCGGACATTTTCAGCCATAGGTTAACTCCTCAGCCAATGGCTGCAGAAATGCCAAGTGAGGTGGTTGTACCTGAACAAAAAAGAAGGACCAGGTCAAAAAGTGCCACTCGGGTCCAGACAAGTCTCACTCCTGTGTCTTTCGAAGGGCCCTCCTCTTCAGGAAGGAAGGGACGGGAGTCCCAAAGGGCTGCCAGAGACTCTCGCTGGAGACCAGAAGTATCGCCACGTAGGGAATCTTCCTATGCAGCTACAAGGGCTCATATGCATGAAGTCCATCCTATTAAGTTGCAGCCTCAAATCGGTGACAGTAGTAAATATTCATCTCACTATGGTGCTGATCATTCAGAGGAGGGAGGGCTCGACAAACCAGCAACTAGTCCTCACGTCAGGTGCAGGGTGGACATCAAACCTGACGACGCAGCGTTACATCACTCCAGACATAAACAGGCCACGCCTCACGTGGACATACCCTGGCAGAGACACCACAGTGGGGGGGGCAGGAGCCTAACTGTGCCACGCCATTTCTCCTACTCCCGAACACCAACTCCCACAGATTCTTTAGGGACGGAGAGTCGCCAAGCCTACCAATATTCCCGCAGCATGCCAAACAGCTACTTGCAGCCCATGGAGATCCCTTTGCAGAGAATGCCTTCATCAAGTGATTACTATGGTAGGGAACGCAGAGCCCATTCCAGTCCTAATGTGCCAACCAAGTTCTTTTATGCAGATGACCCGGGGAGGTATGTGACCACCGCTGCTCCTCAGCCAAGTTCTTATCTTCACGACGAACGTTACACACCAGGACAAGCATATACGCCAAAAGTGCAATATGTGCAAGATCCAAGGACTCGAATGGTGCATGCCGTAGCCACAAGACCCTATTATCCCGAAATGGAGACCTATCCTTACCCTGTGCAGCCAGGGTATCCCAAACCGTATGCAGCCACTGAGCCAGGGCCGTATATCATACAGACACCTCCAGCAAGGATATTTTATGGAGATGATCCAAGGTCTTATCAAGTCCAGACTGCCCCGCCAAGGTTTTATTATCCCAGCGACATGTATGCAATGCCACCAGAGCATCATATTCCATCAAGGGCTTATTACACAGAGGGCCGAAGACATGCCAGAGTTGTTCAGCCCCAATCAGATGACTGGTATGGCTCAGAAGCATCGGGTTATTCCACCAACCCTGCCTCATATGTATCCCAAGTCACGCCAACAAGGGTCCGTCAAGACCCGGTCTTAACACCCTGGTATGCCAGCCCATGTGTAGAACCTCAAAGAATTGGCACAGATTCCAAGTCTTACTCAAGGTCCTGGGACAATATCCTCAACTCTCGCGTAGAAAGAGAGCAGCCTCTTCCTGTGCAGCGGGGTCAGAGTTATGACGATCTTCTTGAGTCCAGGAAGCCTGCAGCAGCCAAAACAGACAAACCACAACCAGTGGTGGTCAACCTCTCCAGTTCGCCAAGACGCTACGCAGCCTTATCGATGTCCGACAACTCACTGATCGACAAAAGTCCAACAGAGGCATCAAAAAGCCCGACTAGTAAACTCTGGTTCGTCACCCCGGAGATAACCATCACCGATAATGACATGCGACCAGGGAAACTAAACAAGGGTGAGGGACGATCTGCAAGTTGGGACGTTCTCGACTCCAGAAGCACTGAGGGTCCAGAAGCGTCTCAACATGACTTCCAAAGCTCAACCAAAGAGAAGACACATGACAACGCCTCGCTACAGCAAAGCCTTGAACAACTCGACGAGCTTCTGGCAGACCTGGTGACCGATTACAAGCCGCCCAGTCGCAGGGCAAGTGAGGACATTCTGGACCAGCTGAAGAAGTTAATCGATGAAGAAGAAGCAGTGTCCCTGTCAAGAAAGAGCTCAAAGGTGGGCACGGATGAACCTCCTCCTCTGGATAAACAGCCTACTTCCATAAGGATGACCCCTGATCCTTCCCGAGACATGGACGCAGCCAGCGATGCCATGAGAAGCGCAGAGGAGTGCTCCCCAGACCAGAGCCCGGATGAAGACGATACGATGATGTGCTCAAACAACAAATGCCGGAGGACAGAGACCCTTTTCAATGCTTGCCTATATTTTAAGTCCTGCCACAGCTGCTACACCTACTACTGCTCCCGTAACTGTCGCAGGGAGGACTGGGACATTCATAAAGAAAGCTGCCTGTACGGAAGAATCGGCAGCACGTGCCGTCACATCATCAAACACTGCCGGGAGACTGTCGACGTCCACAAAGCCTTCTCCCGTATCGCCAAAGTTGGCTACCTTTCCCGAGGTAGAGGAGTTCTCTTCCTTGGATTTCCAAACCCTGCGTCATCCAGCAGTTTTCTGCAGTACGGCCTCGATAGTCTCCCTATGTCTCCTACTTACCTGTCCCTCCGGGAGCTTGAAAGCTTCAGGGACAACCTCGGGGAGTACTGTAAGGAGCTGCAGGAAGCTGGGAAAGAGTACGACCCAAACGAATGTTTCATCTTGAATGTATCTATCGCTGTCGGTGACCAGCTGCCCGAAGGGCCATCGCCAAGGAACCAATCGCCAACTGTGAGAAAATATGCAAAGGTAGCGCTGGCTTCATTCAG encodes the following:
- the ajm1 gene encoding apical junction component 1 homolog — translated: MTRTDPPDILVSTVHQDIKVVPISSHYKSLQPSEQCDSRNYSTLEDRKSKVNKRHCRTFDFRSLEYPKSNKYSMESPYRKADRHAANPDVAWNALGRQQRYRFSAPDIFSHRLTPQPMAAEMPSEVVVPEQKRRTRSKSATRVQTSLTPVSFEGPSSSGRKGRESQRAARDSRWRPEVSPRRESSYAATRAHMHEVHPIKLQPQIGDSSKYSSHYGADHSEEGGLDKPATSPHVRCRVDIKPDDAALHHSRHKQATPHVDIPWQRHHSGGGRSLTVPRHFSYSRTPTPTDSLGTESRQAYQYSRSMPNSYLQPMEIPLQRMPSSSDYYGRERRAHSSPNVPTKFFYADDPGRYVTTAAPQPSSYLHDERYTPGQAYTPKVQYVQDPRTRMVHAVATRPYYPEMETYPYPVQPGYPKPYAATEPGPYIIQTPPARIFYGDDPRSYQVQTAPPRFYYPSDMYAMPPEHHIPSRAYYTEGRRHARVVQPQSDDWYGSEASGYSTNPASYVSQVTPTRVRQDPVLTPWYASPCVEPQRIGTDSKSYSRSWDNILNSRVEREQPLPVQRGQSYDDLLESRKPAAAKTDKPQPVVVNLSSSPRRYAALSMSDNSLIDKSPTEASKSPTSKLWFVTPEITITDNDMRPGKLNKGEGRSASWDVLDSRSTEGPEASQHDFQSSTKEKTHDNASLQQSLEQLDELLADLVTDYKPPSRRASEDILDQLKKLIDEEEAVSLSRKSSKVGTDEPPPLDKQPTSIRMTPDPSRDMDAASDAMRSAEECSPDQSPDEDDTMMCSNNKCRRTETLFNACLYFKSCHSCYTYYCSRNCRREDWDIHKESCLYGRIGSTCRHIIKHCRETVDVHKAFSRIAKVGYLSRGRGVLFLGFPNPASSSSFLQYGLDSLPMSPTYLSLRELESFRDNLGEYCKELQEAGKEYDPNECFILNVSIAVGDQLPEGPSPRNQSPTVRKYAKVALASFSPERKVQKKESDMETLILTPPPGTADIDKEGEEGRKAREICFINIQRELRIRGVFLRHEYPQVYQQLCEFVECNRRFTPTTIYPIDKRTGKQFMCMIMAASEPRTLDWVGTPHLLDDII